The Montipora capricornis isolate CH-2021 chromosome 6, ASM3666992v2, whole genome shotgun sequence genome has a window encoding:
- the LOC138052927 gene encoding hydroxylysine kinase-like, producing MNDKSKDKKPIAGPLNLVRPTINKKEAVKLASTLFGLRVSDPSEVKEFDSFDDRNFYMKGTFTNHSSEFSEETPQLAKEDEFVLKILNHLDSEDLANVNAQNEIMIHLKAHGFDCPIPIQSVDSAYTVVCTLKSSGNHDEMEKMKNEGAPSRVHAVRLLRFVPGKLLKDVSCTFNLLFDLGRYVARMHEALQGFHHPGVGSLQKLEWDLSQLFVLESYISLVSQSETELNVFQNVYSNFVSGVIPQLAHLKKHVIHGDLNESNILVVPSRHCDGHEISSVLDFGDVSLSYRVFEVAICMMYMILLRVKQGDSHNEAIRGAGHVLCGYLSIYNLSELELSLLYWSVAGRLFQSIIVGRFKQSLEPDNMYLTQAGDNVGFKVLSSYILGSKEEVLNSWLLIGGSQSDVVDQECQN from the exons ATGAATGACAAGTCGAAGGACAAGAAACCTATCGCTGGACCCCTTAATCTCGTGAGACCCACTATTAATAAAAAAGAAGCTGTTAAATTAGCAAGTACATTGTTTGGCCTGCGCGTTTCTGATCCATCGGAGGTCAAGGAATTTGATAGCTTTGATGATAGAAACTTCTACATGAAAGGAACTTTCACGAACCATTCTAGTGAATTCAGCGAGGAGACCCCACAACTGGCAAAAGAGGATGAATTTGTGTTGAAGATTTTAAACCACCTCGACTCAGAGGACTTGGCGAACGTGAACGCACAGAATGAAATAATGATTCACTTGAAAGCACATGGTTTCGATTGTCCAATTCCGATACAGTCTGTGGATAGCGCATACACCGTGGTGTGTACGTTGAAATCCTCGGGTAATCATGACGAGATGGAAAAGATGAAAAACGAAGGGGCTCCTAGCCGAGTCCACGCTGTCCGTCTTCTTCGCTTTGTTCCGGGAAAACTTCTCAAAGATGTAAGCTGCACTTTCAACCTTCTGTTCGATCTTGGTCGCTATGTGGCAAGGATGCATGAAGCTCTGCAA GGGTTTCATCATCCTGGTGTTGGATCTCTGCAGAAACTAGAGTGGGACTTATCCCAGCTGTTTGTTCTTGAAAGTTACATATCTTTGGTAAGCCAGAGTGAAACAGAGCTGAATGTATTTCAAAACGTCTACAGCAACTTTGTCAGTGGCGTTATTCCACAACTTGCCCACCTGAAGAAACATGTTATTCACGGTGATCTGAATGAAAGTAACATTCTAGTAGTACCTAGTCGTCATTGCGATGGGCATGAAATTAGTAGTGTCCTTGATTTTGGAGATGTCTCTTTGTCTTATAGAGTATTTGAAGTTGCTATTTGTATGATGTACATGATTTTGCTTCGAGTAAAACAAGGGGACTCTCACAATGAAGCCATCAGAGGTGCTGGCCATGTGCTATGTGGTTATCTGAGCATTTATAATCTCTCGGAATTAGAACTTTCCCTGTTGTATTGGTCCGTTGCTGGACGTCTTTTTCAATCCATCATAGTTGGAAGATTTAAACAATCTTTGGAACCTGACAATATGTATTTAACACAAGCTGGCGACAATGTAGGCTTTAAAGTTCTTTCATCTTATATACTTGGTTCAAAGGAAGAAGTCCTTAACTCTTGGTTGCTGATTGGTGGCAGCCAGTCAGATGTAGTTGATCAGGAATGTCAAAACTGA